The Rouxiella sp. WC2420 region AGACAGCAGGCCAGCCAGCCAACGTTTATGCAGCAGCCAGTAAGGGCTCCACAGGCGCAACAGAATGCGCCGGCTCAGCCAAGGCCGCGGCCGGTCCAGCAGCAGCCAGTATTCACTCAGCCTAAACCTGAGCATGAAAAACCACAGCAGCCAATGATCACCCAGGCAAAACCGGAACGAGAAAAACCGCAGCAGCAAACTCTCGCTCAGAATGCTCCGGAAAAAGAGAAACCTAAAGAGCAGGAAAAATCCCAGCGCTTTATCGTGCAGTGTGGTTCTTTCCGCGGTACAGAGCAGGCCGAGTCCGTGCGCGCCAAGCTGGCATTTGAAGGCTTTGAGAGCCGCGTCACCTCAAACGGTGGCTGGAATCGCGTGGTGATCGGTCCTTATAACAATCGCGCAGGCGCAGACGGTACGCTGTCTCGTTTGAAAGGTTCTGGCATTTCAAGCTGTATTCCTGTCCCCGTCGGGGGTTGAAAACCCATAATCCTCCCCAATCTATACATACAATATGGCCCGCGAAGTTATGTAACCCATTAAGGTTTGCATAACTTCGCCGGGATCTCTTCCGTCTGCAACGAGGAAAAGCTCGTGACAACAATTGTATGTGTGCGCCGTAATGGCCATGTGGTAGTGGGTGGCGATGGCCAGGCCACAATGGGTAACACCGTAATGAAAGGTAACGTCGTTAAAGTACGTACCTTCTTCAAAGATAAGGTGATCGCGGGCTTTGCCGGCGGTACAGCCGATGCCTTCACACTGTTTGAGCTATTTGAGCGCAAGCTGGAAATGCATCAGGGTCATTTAACCAAAGCCGCGGTAGAACTGGCAAAAGACTGGCGAACCGACCGCATGCTGCGTCGTCTTGAAGCGCTGCTGGTTGTAGCCGACGAGACCGACTCGCTGCTGATTAGCGGCAACGGTGACGTGATCCGTCAAGACAACGGGTTGATTGCTATTGGTTCAGGTGGCGCTTACGCCCAGGCAGCCGCGACCGCGCTGCTGGAAAACACCGATTTGAGCGCTCGTGAAATTGCCGAGAAATCGCTGAATATCGCCGGTGATATCTGTATTTATACCAACCATAACCTCAATTTCCTGGAATTGCCTAAGCAATCCCAAGCGTAAGGATCGAATATTATGTCTGAAATGACCCCACGCGAGATTGTCAGCGAATTAGACAGCTACATCATCGGCCAGGACAAAGCGAAACGCGCGGTTGCCATTGCGCTGCGTAACCGCTGGCGTCGTATGCAGCTCGATGAAGCGCTGCGCCACGAAGTCACACCTAAAAATATTCTGATGATCGGCCCGACCGGTGTCGGTAAAACCGAAATAGCTCGCCGTCTGGCAAAACTGGCCAACGCGCCGTTCATCAAAGTTGAAGCGACCAAGTTCACCGAAGTCGGTTACGTTGGTAAAGAGGTCGATTCCATCATTCGTGATCTGACCGATTCGGCCATCAAAATGGTGCGCCAGCAGTCCATTGAACGGAACCGCTACCGCGCAGAAGAGTTGGCAGAAGAGCGCATTCTCGACGTGCTGATCCCACCAGCCAAAAACAACTGGGGCCAGCCGGATGAGGCACACGAGCCATCTGCGGCGCGTCAGTCTTTCCGCAAAAAACTGCGTGAAGGCCTGCTTGATGATAAAGAAATTGAAATTAATGTAGCCGATGCTCCAGCTGGCGTTGAAATCATGGCTCCTCCAGGTATGGAAGAAATGACCAACCAGTTGCAGTCAATGTTCCAGAACATGGCCGGTCAGAAACAGAAAGCGCGCAAGCTGAAAATCAAAGAAGCTTACAAACTGCTGGTTGAAGAAGAAGCGGCGAAACTGGTTAATCCAGAAGAACTGAAAGAGCAGGCAATCGAAGCCGTTGAACAGCACGGCATCGTGTTCATCGACGAAATCGACAAAATCTGTAAGCGCGGCGGTCAAAGCTCCGGTCCTGACGTTTCCCGCGAGGGCGTACAGCGTGATCTCCTGCCGCTGGTTGAAGGCTGTACCGTTTCGACCAAGCACGGCATGGTTAAAACTGACCACATCCTGTTCATCGCTTCGGGCGCATTCCAGACTGCCAATCCGTCAGACCTGATCCCTGAGTTGCAGGGTCGTTTACCGATCCGCGTTGAACTACAGGCACTGTCTACCGAAGATTTCGAGCGCATCCTGACTGAGCCGAGTGCGTCTCTGACTTACCAGTATCAGGCGTTGATGCAAACCGAAGGCGTGACCATCACTTTCACTACCGATGGTATCCGTCGCATTGCGGAAGCTGCATGGCAGGTTAACGAAACCACCGAGAACATCGGCGCGCGTCGTCTGCATACCGTGCTGGAGCGCTTGATGGAAGATATTTCCTACGACGCAAGCGAGAGCAGCGGCGTTTCCATCACCATTGATGCTGAATATGTAGGTAGCCACCTCGATGCACTGGTTGCCGACGAAGATTTGAGCCGCTTCATTTTGTAATTCACTCATTTTTTCAGATGCTTATAGGGAGGCTCAGGCCTCCCTTTTTGTTGCCAGCAGAAGTGAACAGCTGTTTATAAAGCCGTCAAATCAAACTGACAGGTGATGATTTTGCCAACAACTATCAGAAAGGGAT contains the following coding sequences:
- the ftsN gene encoding cell division protein FtsN, producing MAQKDYVSRGRSGARRKKSTSRNKKSSSPMVSKTVVAIAVAVLVVFVGGLYFISHKKMEEAEILPTHAVRPGSGLPPKPEERWRYIKELENRQMGVQTPTEPTSGGDISSKTQLTPEQKQLLEQMQADMRQTPTQLSEVPYNDPSQATHTAPTSRQQASQPTFMQQPVRAPQAQQNAPAQPRPRPVQQQPVFTQPKPEHEKPQQPMITQAKPEREKPQQQTLAQNAPEKEKPKEQEKSQRFIVQCGSFRGTEQAESVRAKLAFEGFESRVTSNGGWNRVVIGPYNNRAGADGTLSRLKGSGISSCIPVPVGG
- the hslV gene encoding ATP-dependent protease subunit HslV; amino-acid sequence: MTTIVCVRRNGHVVVGGDGQATMGNTVMKGNVVKVRTFFKDKVIAGFAGGTADAFTLFELFERKLEMHQGHLTKAAVELAKDWRTDRMLRRLEALLVVADETDSLLISGNGDVIRQDNGLIAIGSGGAYAQAAATALLENTDLSAREIAEKSLNIAGDICIYTNHNLNFLELPKQSQA
- the hslU gene encoding HslU--HslV peptidase ATPase subunit, with the protein product MSEMTPREIVSELDSYIIGQDKAKRAVAIALRNRWRRMQLDEALRHEVTPKNILMIGPTGVGKTEIARRLAKLANAPFIKVEATKFTEVGYVGKEVDSIIRDLTDSAIKMVRQQSIERNRYRAEELAEERILDVLIPPAKNNWGQPDEAHEPSAARQSFRKKLREGLLDDKEIEINVADAPAGVEIMAPPGMEEMTNQLQSMFQNMAGQKQKARKLKIKEAYKLLVEEEAAKLVNPEELKEQAIEAVEQHGIVFIDEIDKICKRGGQSSGPDVSREGVQRDLLPLVEGCTVSTKHGMVKTDHILFIASGAFQTANPSDLIPELQGRLPIRVELQALSTEDFERILTEPSASLTYQYQALMQTEGVTITFTTDGIRRIAEAAWQVNETTENIGARRLHTVLERLMEDISYDASESSGVSITIDAEYVGSHLDALVADEDLSRFIL